The following are encoded in a window of Impatiens glandulifera chromosome 5, dImpGla2.1, whole genome shotgun sequence genomic DNA:
- the LOC124939400 gene encoding transcriptional regulator TAC1-like — MDRTKTASPQSSIDHESTDKVTTFVGRFYECNFCKGRFTNAQALGGHMNIHRKEKATKASRSKAGKDDQKHHRDHLHHVIDYDHHHHHENSCGSNRFSSSNVHEVNMGTNLSLTIGKLYHDQDVEDQIGWNQINGNHELDLELRLGYK; from the coding sequence ATGGATCGAACAAAGACTGCAAGTCCACAATCATCGATTGATCACGAGTCAACAGATAAAGTCACCACTTTCGTTGGCCGATTCTATGAGTGCAATTTCTGCAAGGGACGATTCACAAATGCTCAAGCCCTAGGAGGGCACATGAATATTCACCGGAAAGAGAAGGCCACCAAAGCCTCAAGATCAAAGGCCGGGAAAGATGATCAAAAGCATCATCGTGATCATCTTCATCACGTGATCGActatgatcatcatcatcatcatgaaaACTCGTGTGGTTCAAACCGTTTCTCGTCTAGTAACGTTCATGAAGTGAATATGGGTACGAATTTGAGCCTAACGATTGGGAAATTGTATCATGATCAAGATGTTGAAGATCAGATCGGATGGAATCAAATTAATGGAAATCATGAATTGGATTTGGAGCTTCGTCTTGGTTATAAATAG